DNA from Streptomyces sp. NBC_01260:
TGCGGGGTCGAGCACCCTGCTGCCGCGCTTGACGCCCTCGACCGTGACGGCGCCGCCCCGCGAGGCCTCCAGCTCGCCGATCCGGCGGCCGTCCGCCAGCGTCACCAGGAAGGTGCGGCCCACCGTCCGCGGCAGCGCCTCCCGCTCGTCCTCCTCCAGTCCGCGGACCCCGCCGCGCGTCTTCTCCCACAGTTCGCGCGAGGCGTCCGCGAGGTTGATGCGCAGCAGCATCGGCATGATCTGGCTGGTGAACAGCACGATGGTGATCAGGCCGAAGAGGTAGCAGACGGTGTACGCCGTGGCGACATGCCCCTGGTACTGGGTGATCTGGCTCGGGCTCAGACCGTCGAGCTTGGCGATGGCCTCGGTGGCCGTACCGACGACGGCGGACTCGGTCGCCGCGCCCGCCAGGATGCCCGAAGCGGTCCCCACGTCAAGGTCGAACGCCTTGGCGAGGCCGAAGGCGATGCCGAGCACACAGACCAGTTCGACGAGGCAGAGGGCGAAGAAGCGCAGGCTCTTGCGGTTGAGGTTGGCGAAGAACTGCGGACCGGCCAGATAGCCCAGCGAGAAGATGAACAGCGCGAAGAAGACGGTCTTGACGTCGTCGTTGACGCTGACGTGCCGGGTGCCGATCAGCAGCGCGACGATCAGCGTCCCGCAGATGCCGCCGAGGGTGATCGGGCCGACGCGGATCCTGCCCACGAGGTAGCCGAGGGACAGACAGAGGAAGAGTGCGAGTTCGGGATGGTCGCGGACGACTCCCATCCGGCCTCACCCACCCAAGCGAACATAAACGGTCAATAGGTGCATAGTGGAGAATTTAACAGGCCGTGAGGCGCCTGGCATTTCCGGTCAGTTGTCCGCATTTCGGACCCCCTGTCGGTGGCCGTGCGTGCGCTTGCGCGCCTCGTCGGATTCGGGGAAAGAACGCGCGGGTGGTCCCGGCCGCCCCTGTGGCGTGGTGTCCCGTTCACCTTCCGTCGGGCTCCTGTGGCCCGGCCGCAGGTGAGGGAGGCGGTTTTCGGACCGCTCCGGAAATCCGGTCCGATGGGGGCGGCTTCCCGCCGCCGCCCCGGTGATCCACTCCCAATGCCCTTCTCACCTGCGGGAATTCGGGAGTCGTCTGCCCCGGTTTCCTCGTCCGCGCGCTTTGGCAAGCCTTTGGCCGGACACGGTCTCGTGACTTGCAGGACACGCTCACGCAACGGAAGCGTCTTCAAGTCTTGACACCCACCCCTCCCAGGCAGGAACCTTCCGACATCGACGCATGGGAGCGCTCCCACATTGCATGAGGATTTCTCGTGCGAACGGCACTGCCCGTGTCCTCCCCCCTGAACCACCTGGCACCCGCACCCACCAGCGCGTATGCCACGCAGTCAGAACGCCAGTCCCACCCTGGAACAAGGAGTAGTGGAATGCGTATCACCCGCACCGTCGCCGGCCGAAGCCGCAGAGCCGCGGTTCTGGTCACCACGGGCCTGACAGCCTCGGCCCTCCTGCTGACCGGCTGCAGCAGCGACTCGGACTCATCGGACACGAGCTCCGATGCGAACGGGAAGATCACGCTGACCGTCGCCGACTTCGGGCAGTTCGGCTACAAGGAAGCCGGCCTCTTCGCCAAGTACCACGAGCTGAACCCCAACATCACGGTCAAGGAAGACACCACCGCCGAAGAGAAGAACTACTACCCGAAGCTGCTCCAGCAGCTGAGTGCGGGCAGCGGACTGGCCGACGTCCAGGGCATCGAGGTCGGCCGGGTCAAGGAGCTCGCCGACACCAAGGCGGACCAGTTCGCCGACCTGAGCAAGGTGATCGACGTCAACGAGTGGGTGTCCTGGAAGGAGAAGCAGGCCACCACCAAGGACGGCAAGGTGATCGGCGCGGGTACCGACATCGGCCCGATGTCGCTCTGCTACAACACCGAGCTGTTCAGGAAGGCCGGCCTGCCGACCGACCGCAAGGACGTCGCCGCCAAGATCGCCGGGGGCTGGGAGGACTACCTCAAGCTCGGTGAGGAGTACAAGAAGAAGGCGCCCGCGGGCACGTACTTCATGGACTCCGCGAGCGCCATGTACAACGCCGTCGTCAGCTCGAACGCGAAGCAGTACTACGACGAGAGCGGCCAGCCGATCTACAAGGACAGCGCCAGCGTCAAGCAGGGCTGGGACCTGTCGGCCGAGGCCGCGGACAAGAAGCTGACCCAGGGCCTCGCCCAGTTCGGTGACCCCTGGAAGGCCGCGCTGCGCAAGAGCACCATGGCCACCGTGGCCTGCCCCGCCTGGATGGCCGGTCAGATCTCGATCGCGGCCGGTGACGCCAACAAGGGCAAGTGGGACATCACCACGGCGCCCGGCGACACCGCGGCCAACTGGGGCGGCTCCTTCCTCGGTGTGCCGACCGCCGGCAAGCACGTCGCCGAGGCCAGCAAGCTCGTCAAGTGGCTGACCGCCCCCGAGCAGCAGGCCGCCGTCTTCAAGGCGATCGGCAGCTTCCCGTCCAACAAGGGCGCGTACGACCTGCCCGACGTGAAGAACGCGAAGCTCCCGTACTTCAACGACGCCCCGATCGGCCAGATCTACGCCGACGAGGCCAAGTCCATCCCCGAGACGGTTCTCGGCCCGAAGGACGCCGTTATCAAGGACACCATCTCCACCCAGATCAACAACATGGAGCAGCGCGGCACGAGCCCCGACAAGGCATGGAAGGCGGCGACGGAGGCGATCGACAAGGCGATCGGCTGACGGTCGCAGCAGCGGGCGGCCCCCGGGCCGCCCGCACCTGCGTGTCCCCATCCCGCGCCGGCCCGGCCCGTCTCCCGGCGGGCTTGCACGGGGCGACCGGGTACCTCCCCGGCCGCCCCGCGGAAGCCCACCGCGTACAACGCCCCCGTACCCGGGTAACCAAGCAATCCAGGGAAGGACTCCCGCCCGTGGCCACCTCGACTCCCACCCGGGATGCACACACCCCGCCGCCCAGCGGCTCCCAGCGCAAACCGGTGAACGCCCGTCGCCAGACGTGGCGGAGCCGCCTCTGGCGCTTCGACGACAAGGCATCGCCGTACGCCTACATAGCCCCGTTCTTCCTCGTCTTCGGCGCCTTCGGGCTCTACCCGCTCATCTACACGGGCTGGATCGCCCTGCACCGGGTGGAGATGACCGGCCTGGACCGGATGGAGTGGGTCGGCTGGGCCAACTTCGACAGGATCCTGCACGACGCGGAGTTCTGGACCGCCGTCAGCAACACCTTCCTGATCGGTGTCATGTCGACGGTCCCGCAGCTGCTGGTCGCGCTCGGCCTGGCCCATCTGCTGAACTACAAGCTGCGCGCCAGCACCTTCTGGCGGACGGTCATCCTCACCCCGTACGCCACCTCGGTGGCCTCCGCGGCCCTCGTCTTCGCCCTCGTCTTCCGGGCCGACGGCGGCCTGCTGAACTGGGCACTGCACTTCGTCGGCCTCGGCCACACCAACTGGGCCAACGGGCACTGGACTTCCAAGATCGCCATCTCGGTCATCGTGATCTGGCGCTGGACCGGCTACAACACCCTGATCTACCTGGCGGCCATGCAGGCCGTGCCGACCGATCTGTACGAGGCCGCCTCGCTCGACGGCGCCTCCCGCTGGCAGCAGTTCCGCAAGGTGACCATTCCCTCGCTGCGGCCCACGATCCTCTTCACGATCGTCATCTCGACCATCGGCTCCATGCAGCTGTTCGGTGAACCCCTGCTCCTGGAGGGCGGCACGCTCGGAGCGATCGGCGGGAACGAGCATCAGTACGAGACCCTCAGCGTCTACCTCTACAACTACGGCTGGAACCTGGGGCATCTCGGTCCGGCCGCCGCAGTGGCCTGGGCGATGCTCGCGCTCCTGCTGATCATCGCCGCGGTCAACTGGCTCTTCGGCCGCTTCGTACGCACATCCGCGGTCTGACCGGGAGCGATATCCATGACCATCACCAGCCCCACCCAAGCTCCGGGGTCCGTCCTCCCGGCACCTGCCGTGCACCGCGCACCGAAGCGCGCCGGCCGCTTCAGGCCCGGCGCGGGCCAGCAGCTGAAGGGCGGCCCGTTCGCCTACATCGCACTGGCCGTCGTCGGCATCGGCTCGCTGCTCCCGCTGTACTGGACCCTGGTGGCCGCGTCCCACACCCAGGACGAAGTACTGGCCAGCACCCCGCCGTTCCTGCCCGGCGGACGGCTGATGCACAACCTCGACGCCGCCTGGAACCAGGCCCATCTGGGCAAGGCGATCGTCAACAGCTTCATCGTCTCCTCATGCATCACGGTGGCGACGCTCTTCTTCTGCACCCTGGCCGGCTACGCCTTCGCCAAGATGCGGTTCCGCGGCCGCGGCGCGCTGATGACCGGAGTCATCGCGACCCTGACCATCCCGCCGCAGCTCAGCGTCGTCCCTTTGTTCATGCTGATGTCCGACCTCGGCTGGGGCGGAAGCCTGGAGTCGGTGATCTTCCCGACCCTGGTGAGCGCGTTCGGCGTGTTCTTCATGCGGCAGTACCTGAGCGAGGCACTCCCGTACGAACTCATCGAGGCCGCCAGGATCGACGGCGCGAACAACTTCCGCGTCGTGCTGAGCATCGTGCTCCCGGTGGCCCGGCCCGCGATGATGGTGCTCGGCATGCTCACCTTCGTCCAGGCGTGGAACGACTTCTTCTGGCCCTACCTCGCACTGAACCAGCAGAACCCCACGCTCCAGGTGGCCCTCGGCCAGCTGAGTGCCTCCTACACCCCCGACCAGAGCATCGTGATGGCAGGCGCGCTGATCAGCACGCTGCCGCTGCTCGCGGTGTTCGTGCTCTTCGGCAAGCGGATCGTCGGCGGGATCATGTCCGGCGCCGTCAAGGGCTGACTCCTCGTCAATGACCGCTTCCGGAAGCCCCGTACGGCCCGTACCTGACCGCGGGCCGCGCGGGTTCCGGAGTTCCACCTTTCCCCGCCCCTGTCCGTCCACTCCTGGGAGCGCTCCCGCATGACTGCTGTACGACCTGACATCGCCCCGAAGCAGGCGCCCGAGGCAACGAGATTTCCGACAGGCTTCGTCTGGGGGGCGGCCACCGCCGCCTACCAGGTCGAGGGCGCCGCGGCCGAGGACGGCCGCACCCCCTCCATCTGGGACACCTTCAGCCGTACGCCGGGCAAGGTCCGCAACGGCGACACCGGAGACATCGCCGCCGATCACTACCACCTGTACCGCGACGACGTGGCGCTCATGAAGCGGCTGGGGCTGAAGGCGTACCGTTTCTCCATCTCCTGGTCCCGGGTGCAGCCCACCGGGCGCGGCCCCGCCGTCGAACGCGGGCTGGACTTCTACCGCAAGCTCGTCGACGAGCTGCTCGAAGCCGGCATCACCCCGGTCGCCACCCTCTACCACTGGGACCTGCCCCAGGAGCTGGAGGACGCCGGCGGCTGGCCGCAGCGGGTGACCACGGACCGGTTCGCCGACTACGCCGCGATCATGGCGGGCGCCCTCGGTGACCGCGTCGGGACGTGGACCACCTTCAACGAGCCCTGGTGCTCTGCCTTCCTCGGATACGGCTCCGGCGTGCACGCTCCCGGCCGCACCGAGCCCGCCTCCGCCCTGCGGGCGGCCCATCACCTCAACCTCGCCCATGGCCGGGCGATCGAGGTTCTGCGCGGTCAACTCCCCGCTGCCGCGCAGACCTCGGTCACCCTCAATCTCCACCAGGTCCGCCCACTCACCGCGAGCGCGGCCGACGCCGACGCCGCCCGCCGGATCGACGCGGTGGGAAACCGGATCTTCACCGGTCCGATGCTGCGCGGCGAGTACCCCGAGGACCTGATCGCCGACACCAGGCACCTGGTGGACTGGTCGACGCTGGTCCACGACGGCGACCTGGCCGCCATCTCCGGCCCGATCGACGTCCTCGGCGTCAACTACTACACGCCGACGCTGGTCTCCACCCCCGAGAAGGGCGCGGGCAGCACTCGCGACGACGGGCACGGTGCCAGCGACTACTCCCCGTGGCCCGGCTCCGAGCACGTCGCCTTCCACCTCTCGGAGGGCAAGCAGCGCACCGCGATGAACTGGGCGATCGACCCGGACGGGCTGTACAACCTGCTCATGGACACCAGCCGGGACCACCCGGAGGTGCCGCTGATGGTCACCGAGAACGGTGCGGCCTTCGACGACTACGTCTCGCCCGAGGGCCGGGTGGAGGACCCCGAGCGGATCGCGTACCTGCACGGGCACCTCGACGCGGTGCAGCGCGCGGTGGCCGACGGCGCCGACGTCCGGGGCTACTTCCTGTGGTCGCTGATGGACAACTTCGAGTGGGCGTACGGCTACTCGAAGCGCTTCGGCACCGTGTACGTCGACTACGCCTCCCAGCGCCGCATTCCCAAGGCGAGTGCCCACTGGTACGCCGACGTGATCCGCCGCCACGCCCTGCCGCAGACCGGCCCTTCCTGAGGTGAGACCGGTCAACTCCAGCTGACCTGGCCTGGGTTCACCGGAATCGTCCGAGCAGGTGCCACCCCTGAGACCCGGCCCCGCGCCGGGTCTCAGTCATGTCCGGATGCCGGCCGCGCGAGGCCGCACCCCGGCTCGCGCGCGCCGCTTGACCACGCGCGTAGAGTGGGAGCGCTCCCATGGTGGGGGCGGGGGAGCGGCCGACCGGTCCCGTCGAGTGTCAAGAGAGCCAACACCAGGACTTGGTTTGGTTATCCGACTGTGAGAAATTGACCGCGAACGGGAGGCAGCCATGACGGCAGCGCGAGTACGGAGCGGGGGCCGGCCCACGCTAGAGGAAGTCGCGGCACGGGCGGGAGTGGGCCGCGGCACGGCCTCGCGGGTCATCAACGGCTCACCGCGGGTCAGCGCGCACACCCGGGAGGCGGTGGAGGCCGCCGTCGCCGAACTGGGCTACGTACCCAACCGCGCCGCCCGCGCCCTGGCCGGGAACCGTACGGACGCCATCGCGCTCG
Protein-coding regions in this window:
- a CDS encoding ABC transporter substrate-binding protein, producing MRITRTVAGRSRRAAVLVTTGLTASALLLTGCSSDSDSSDTSSDANGKITLTVADFGQFGYKEAGLFAKYHELNPNITVKEDTTAEEKNYYPKLLQQLSAGSGLADVQGIEVGRVKELADTKADQFADLSKVIDVNEWVSWKEKQATTKDGKVIGAGTDIGPMSLCYNTELFRKAGLPTDRKDVAAKIAGGWEDYLKLGEEYKKKAPAGTYFMDSASAMYNAVVSSNAKQYYDESGQPIYKDSASVKQGWDLSAEAADKKLTQGLAQFGDPWKAALRKSTMATVACPAWMAGQISIAAGDANKGKWDITTAPGDTAANWGGSFLGVPTAGKHVAEASKLVKWLTAPEQQAAVFKAIGSFPSNKGAYDLPDVKNAKLPYFNDAPIGQIYADEAKSIPETVLGPKDAVIKDTISTQINNMEQRGTSPDKAWKAATEAIDKAIG
- a CDS encoding carbohydrate ABC transporter permease, yielding MATSTPTRDAHTPPPSGSQRKPVNARRQTWRSRLWRFDDKASPYAYIAPFFLVFGAFGLYPLIYTGWIALHRVEMTGLDRMEWVGWANFDRILHDAEFWTAVSNTFLIGVMSTVPQLLVALGLAHLLNYKLRASTFWRTVILTPYATSVASAALVFALVFRADGGLLNWALHFVGLGHTNWANGHWTSKIAISVIVIWRWTGYNTLIYLAAMQAVPTDLYEAASLDGASRWQQFRKVTIPSLRPTILFTIVISTIGSMQLFGEPLLLEGGTLGAIGGNEHQYETLSVYLYNYGWNLGHLGPAAAVAWAMLALLLIIAAVNWLFGRFVRTSAV
- a CDS encoding carbohydrate ABC transporter permease, coding for MTITSPTQAPGSVLPAPAVHRAPKRAGRFRPGAGQQLKGGPFAYIALAVVGIGSLLPLYWTLVAASHTQDEVLASTPPFLPGGRLMHNLDAAWNQAHLGKAIVNSFIVSSCITVATLFFCTLAGYAFAKMRFRGRGALMTGVIATLTIPPQLSVVPLFMLMSDLGWGGSLESVIFPTLVSAFGVFFMRQYLSEALPYELIEAARIDGANNFRVVLSIVLPVARPAMMVLGMLTFVQAWNDFFWPYLALNQQNPTLQVALGQLSASYTPDQSIVMAGALISTLPLLAVFVLFGKRIVGGIMSGAVKG
- a CDS encoding GH1 family beta-glucosidase, with the protein product MTAVRPDIAPKQAPEATRFPTGFVWGAATAAYQVEGAAAEDGRTPSIWDTFSRTPGKVRNGDTGDIAADHYHLYRDDVALMKRLGLKAYRFSISWSRVQPTGRGPAVERGLDFYRKLVDELLEAGITPVATLYHWDLPQELEDAGGWPQRVTTDRFADYAAIMAGALGDRVGTWTTFNEPWCSAFLGYGSGVHAPGRTEPASALRAAHHLNLAHGRAIEVLRGQLPAAAQTSVTLNLHQVRPLTASAADADAARRIDAVGNRIFTGPMLRGEYPEDLIADTRHLVDWSTLVHDGDLAAISGPIDVLGVNYYTPTLVSTPEKGAGSTRDDGHGASDYSPWPGSEHVAFHLSEGKQRTAMNWAIDPDGLYNLLMDTSRDHPEVPLMVTENGAAFDDYVSPEGRVEDPERIAYLHGHLDAVQRAVADGADVRGYFLWSLMDNFEWAYGYSKRFGTVYVDYASQRRIPKASAHWYADVIRRHALPQTGPS